The stretch of DNA ATTCATGACTATATAGGGGTGGTATTCATCCGTCGAAGAATTCAACGTCGATTTCACATCTGTGTCATACCGAATTTCAAGCGCAGCTAAATTATCATCAACTGCTCGCACCCAAAGCTGCGGGCACTCTAAGCCTAAGAAACTATAACAGATACAAACTTCAGCGAGCAAATCGCAATCGTTATCCAAGAAAGCTAAAGCTCCCATCACTTTGATGCAATCCTCACCACTTCGTGACAATGGCCAAGAGGTGGAGCCATATTCAGTGAGAAAAAATATGATATGTGTCAGTTCATAAAAGAAAGGCTTGTTGAGACGAGAGAAACAATGCGGGTGGGCTATGAACCGATCTATGTTGTCTAATAGTCTTAACCTATGTTCCTTTTCCACCGTGTTCGGTTTCAACCGCCGTCTCAACAAGCTGAGTGTCTCAAGCCGTCGAGAGTCAGACGTGTCATAATCTAGGAAGTGATTTTCCCTCACATAGTTACACAGCTTTTTTCCAACATGTCCCGTTAAACCTAAATCTTCAAGGTCCAAACATATGCGCAGCGTGAATCTATAGTATTGAGGATAGGTCTCATTGAATGAAATAGCTTGTGAATAGAAATCTTTATAGTGTTTAAGCGCTTTGGGTTCTATTAGCATTTGCGCGGTGCTTGCCAAAGATAAAAGCTCTCCGTTCTCTTTAAGGAACGGAAAGCTCATTTCTTTATGCCGCGCCTTTGCGAAGGCATGGACTGTGTCATTCGTTAGATACAAGGGTCGGCCTTTAATCGCGATATTGGACTACAGACATCATTAGGCTTGCACCATGGCCAGCGTGCAGACTGCGCACCGTATTTTGTCGCGTAATTGATTGAAAGTCACCTTTGTAAAACGTTTTTGCAACTTGGACCGCTTGAACTTCCAAGAGAAAGTTTTCGATAGCTGGAGAAGTTGCTGAAGGGGTCTGAGCCATTGCAGGAACTGAAGACACAGATGCGAGTGAAAAAGCGGCGGCTGACATTAATAGAAGTTTTTTCATTGTAGTTCTCATCCTTGTTAGTGGGATGAGAACTGTCGCGAATAAAGGTTAACAAAAACACAACAGCAAGAATAAAAAAATTTTATCGTATAAGTAGACTACTCAACGTATTTGATAAGTTCTGCAGTGAGTTTGCTATCGAAGTTTCGGCGCTTCACATACGTTGCAAGTGACCCATCTAGGTTACCAACAAGCGTTTCTAAGTTTTTATCTGTTAAGGTTTTCCAGTTATCGTTTTTTGCTTTGTTAGCGCATGACTTAACGAGTATATTAGCAATAATTGAATTCTCGACATAGGCTAATTGGCAGATATCAATAATGCTTTGGTCGTTTTTATTCAAAAAGGCATAAGCAGCGTCAATTGCAAAGACAGAGCTATCTCGACCAGAATGGATGGTTTTAATTTGGTCGGACATCGCCTTAGCTTTTTGCCAATCACCCAACTTAAAACCTGTTCTAAGTGCTGCATTCAGCATAACTAAAGAATTATTTTGATAGCGCTGTTCAGTATTCCAAATTGTATTTCTGAGTCTATCTGCTCTGAAATCTGGTCGCTCGCTTTCATAAATAATTTTAGCAATGACCATTTCAGAGGAGTTTATCCAATCTTTGCCAATCATCTCGATAAGCTTTCGAGCAGAATCAAGTGGATCTGGAACAGTATGTTCTCGGTAACCAGCATACTGTTGGAGATAGGTTGTAGCTAAGGCGCCGTAAGTGTCGGCAGTAGCAAACCCGCTTTCAATCGCCTTTTCTAAACAGTGCAAGTAGGACTGATAAACGCTATACCGACCATCAGAATAGCCATCATACATATCAATCTGACAGGAATAAGCCTGACGCCTTTTGTTATCGTGCCAGTCAACGGTTGCCGAATAGCGTGGCAGAGTGCCATAAGGCTTTACCATGTCGACGATTGATTTGATAACATCGTTGAAAAGAATCTTATCATCATTGTGACGAGTCACGCCCAAATTTGAGTGATGAATAATATTTGTTTTGTGTTTGTGATATACACGAAAAGTGAGGCTATGCACTGAAGGAGTATTTCTTCCCTCTACAAGAACATAAAACCTTGGAGTTGTATTTGAGCACTTTGTGTCCTCTGGAACTAGGTTTACGGAACTGTGCTGGGATAATACAGATTTAATAAGGTCAAAAGTAGATGCTAAATGCTCATCGTCGATCAATTCTGTTGATACACTAATGTTTGGAACATTAAGAGAGCAGAGAGAGTAACCTAAAGCATTATGATACCCCCATAGTGACGCTAAACTTAGACATGCGGCAATTGTAGTGGCAACAAGAGTAGTTCCCCACCCAACCTTTCGTATAGAAGAACTCGACTTAGTATTGACTTCATCAGTATCAGCCCCATTGCAGGTCTCAGAAACTACAATTCTGTAACCCCCACGTGGGATATGTATTTGAAAGTACCTGGAGTTTGCATTGTATGTTCGCAGAGCTTTACGTAGGCGATGCATTTCAACCCGGACGATACTGTCTAGTTTTGGGTCGAAATCATCTGATCTTCCGAAGACGTCTACTGCAATTGAAAACTGTTTGAGGTTCCGCCAATCCTCATTAAGATTTTTTCTAAATAAATGAGTCAAGAGATCGAGTAGTCGTGGTGACTTGCCCAGAGCGTTGCTTTGAGCGACCTCGTTAAGGATAATATCAATATTGCTTTCAGACAATATGCTCAAAATCCCACCGCCTCTCATTACATTCTTCAAAGTAATAGCGCTGCATTAACCTTTTAGTAACCCCATATAACTCTTCTTACGCGAAAAAATTGGATAAGTTCTCTCTGGGTGCAAAATTTATCCAACTGGGGGGTATTAAAATGAGTAGTGCAGAAAGAGTTGAACAGAGAATTGATCAGTTATTGAAAGAGTATTTAGACATTGATGTACAGTTAAGCCATTTTGCAAAGATCGTTTCTATAGACGACAGTAATGCAGTGTTTGTTGACGAAGGGTTACTTATAGAGCGTCATATGGAAATTCTGGAAGAGGTAGCATCGCTTTATCCGCTCACCAACATTGCTGCCGAAATAGCATTATTTTTATGCAAAAAAGAAATTGACACTTCGGAGTACGGAGATTGGCCAATGTCAAAAGTTGTTGGTCATGTGCACAAATTTCTCGCAAACAAAGCAAATGTATAGCCAAAGTTTGAGTTTCACCCTATTAGGCGAGCGAAATCTGCTAGTCTAACGAGGAAATGATGGGACTGAAAATTACGCACGCTAATGAAATTGATAAAATTATTGGCGCGAATTTGCGAGCTCTACGGATAGCCAATGGGCTGTCACAAACTCAGCTTGCAGAGGCCGTTGATTTAAGCTTTCAGCAAATACAAAAATATGAGCATGGAAGCAATCGGATAGGCGCCAGCAAACTTTGGCAATTCTGTGAGATACTTAAAGTTCAGCCACAGAGCTTTTTTGAAAACTTAGAGAATGATCAGGCAGACAGTAGTGTTAAGAGCTCAGACGGTAGGCTAAAATTTTTGGTTCATCCCAAAGGACAAGCTATGGCTGAAGCATTTCTGCTTCTTCAAGACTCTAGAGCCGAGCGCGCAGTCATCGATTTGTGCAAAGCGTTATCCTCTACAAATGAATAACGTTTCAGTTTAGTCAGAGATTATTAAATATTACATTTATTTCGGACGTAGCTACTTTGCCTCACAAAACTCCCGACTCCATGCCTCACAAATGCCTTGTGCGAGTCTCTAACTCATTGTATTTATTTCTATAATGGAAAGCGCTAAGCCCTCTCGGCCGCACCACTTTTTATCTATTCATATTGTCTGTTGCGCATTAGGCTGTTCCTTAGAGCGGAGGGTTTGTGATGCGGTTTAAATTATTATTGGGGTTATCAGCAGCAATGGTCTTGCTTGGGTGTAGCGGGCCGCAAGGCAGCACCTCTGACAGAACTACGTCAGCGGATAATGGCGCTAATTCGCCTCAAAATAATAGTGAGGATACGCGCTTCAGCGATTTGCTCGACGCGCATTGGGCTTGGACACTGTCAACGGCGCCGACCTTTGCGACCTCATTAGGGGTACGTGATTATGATGACCGACTGAGCGATCCATCGCTTGCGGCCTATGACGCGCAAGTCGAGCGGCAAAAGGAATTTCTCGCGGATTTCAGAGCGGTTAACAAAGACGCGCTGAGCGCTGATAACCAGCTTAATCTAGATCTGATCACGCGTGAGCTTGAGAGCGACATCGAGGCCTCTGCTTACGGGGGCCGTTACATGATTATGACCAACCGTGCGGGGCCACATACAACGATTACGGGCCTACCCAATCGCTTGCCGTTTTTTAAGGCGGCTGATTATGACAGCTATCTGGCGCGATTATCTGCCGTGCCAGACTATATGAGCAAAGCGACCGATCGTCTGCGCGCCGGTATTGAGGCGGGATGGGTGCAACCTTGTGCGCCCATGGCCGGTTTTGAGGCATCAATCCAGACCCACCTTGTGGATGATGTAAATGACAGCGTTTTGATGGACGCATTTGACACGCGGCCCACAGCCCTGAGTGCGCAAGAGTTTGCAAATTATAAAGCCAATGCGGCTACGATCGTCAAAGGCGATGTACTGCCTGCGCTTAAGACTTTCGAGCAGTTTTATTTGGATGAATACGCCCCCAATTGTCGGGATGAGGTTGGCACATCATCTATGCCGGGCGGGGCGGACTATTACGCTTACCGCGCGCGAATGTTTACCACCACGGATATGACGCCCGATGACATTCATAATATTGGATTATCTGAGGTCGCGCGGATCCGCGCAGAGATGGCAGAGGTGCAAAAGCAAGCGGGCTTTGAGGGCACGTTTAAGGAATTTCAAAATTATCTGCGTACCAACCCTGATTTTTACCCCAAAACGGCACAAGAGCGCATGGACGCCGCCGCCGTTATTTTGAAAAAAATGGATGGGAAGCTGCCGGAATTATTTACGAAGTTTCCGCGCATGCCCTACGGGATTAAAGAAATCCCGTTGGATGTCGCGGAAAAAACAACCACAGCCTATTACATGCGGCCAGCGGGGGATGGTTCTCGCGCAGGGTTTTATTATATCAATACGACCAATCTTGATAAGCGTCCGCTCTACGAGATGGAAGCGCTATCGCTTCACGAAGCCGTACCAGGGCATCATTTTCAAATCGCGCTATCCCAAGAATTAATGCTGCCGGACTTTCGTAAATATGGGGGCTTTACGGCCTTTATCGAAGGGTGGGGTCTGTATTCTGAACGGCTGGGACTAGACGTCGGCTTTTACGAGACGCCCTATACAAATTTCGGCCGGCTATCTTATGAAATGTGGCGGGCGTGTCGTTTGGTTGTTGATACGGGTATGCATGACAAAGGGTGGACCCGCCAAGAGGCAGTGGACTATATGATAGAGAACACAGGGCTATCTGTGAAAAATATCAATAACGAAGTTGACCGCTATATCACCTGGCCCGGCCAAGCGCTGGCCTATAAAATTGGTGAGCTAAAAATCCGCGAGCTCCGTGCTTTGGCCGAGAGCGAACTCGGCGAAGATTTTGACATACGTCTGTTCCACGACACAGTGCTGGAAAACGGGGCTGTGCCGCTGTCTGTACTAGAGATAAAAGTCAAAGACTGGATAGAAACTCAAAGAGGTTAGAGGTCTTTTGTATCAATCCCAGATATATCAATTTTGAGTGATTTTAGAACCTCGATTGGATCGTTTGCGCGCATTGGGATGTCGGTATTCGTTGCGGGTTTTTTGTTACCGAAGACGGGCGCTGGACGGGCATGGGTGAACGGGCCGACAGTCGTAAATCCGCCGCGCGCGACGTTTTGCGGATGGGTCTGCGCCTCTTGATAATCCAGCACGGGCGTGACGCACGCATCAGAGCCGTCAAATATTTTCGCCCAAGCCTCTCGTGTCTTAGTGGCAAATATGGCTTCTAATGTAGCGTGTTGTGCGGCGTGTTTTGACTTATCCATTTGTCCGCCAAAACCATCCGCATCTATGTTTAAACGCTCCAACATGATTTTGAAAAATTGCGGTTCGATACAGCCGACAGCCATATATTTCCCGTCCTTGGTTTCGTAACACCGGTAAAACGGCATGCCGCCGTCAAGCAAATTTGTACCGCGTTGTTGGCTCCATTGCCCCAGCGCTTCTAGGGAATAAACAATCCCCATCATAGACGACACACCGTCAATCATGGCGGCGTCAACAACGTCGCCTTGTCCTGTTTTCGACGCTTTAAGAAGGGCTGCGAGCATACCCATGACAAGGAAAAGCGAGCCACCACCAAAGTCGCCAATAAGGTTTAGCGGAACAGGTGGCGGTGTATTGGGCGCGCCCATGGCCGCCAAAGCCCCCGTGATAGCGATGTAATTAATATCATGCCCGGCCGTTTTAGCCCATGGCCCCGTTTGTCCCCATCCTGTCATGCGGCCATAAACAAGGGCGGGATTAATGGCGTGACAGTCATCCGGGCCAAGGCCAAGCCGTTCCGCGACACCCGGGCGAAAGCCTTCAAAAATCGCGTCGGCGCTTTGAATAAGGCGCTGCATGATAACGGCTGACTCTGGCGCGCGAAGATCTAATTCTAGCACGATCTTTCCGCGGTCTGCCGTCATCGGCATGGCCTGTCCCGGGCGCCGCACAAGAATAATCCCTGCGCCCATATCGGACATTAATTGCCCTGCATAGGGCGCAGGGCCAATGCCCGCCAGTTCAATAATGCGGTATCCGTGAAGCGGGCCAGAGGACATAGCTGTTCCTAATCTATTTGGGGTCTAGCTTACCCGCCAGCGCTGTTACGTCAATCATATCGGCGGGCTTCACGCTGTCCCAATGCTCGCGCAACAGGGCCGCATTGCGGTTATTGGCTTTCCAGCCCCAGTCAAAAATATCCCCAATAATGGGGATAAGCCCGACCAGCCAGTCAAGCCCGACATTCCCAATCATTTTCATCATAGTCGACCGTGATACGCCCACCCGTGCGGCTTGCGAAATAATATAGCTAGACACCCCAAGACCGATTGTATCACCAATGCCGGGGATAAAACCGATGATGGTATCAAGACCCAAATTAATAGGAATCCTTGGAATTTTAAATTGGCTATCCATCAACCGCGCCAGGCCTTCGACGCGTTGGACATGGGCTTCTATGCGGGCGATATCTTCACGTTGCTTTTCGTCATCGAGCGCGGCGTAGGGCGGGATATAATCATCATCGTTTGAAATGGGGTTGTCCTGTTCTGAAGCGGTGTCGTGATGACTTTATGAGTAGAGCCCGCATAAATCAACGCGGGGCTTTGACAAGCTGTCTAATAAACAAACCGATAAGCAGGATTATAGTTCCTGTAATTATGACACGCCAATCAATAAAAACAGCAAGGCCAAGACACCCAATCAATCCCACCCAAGATATAATCCGAGGATATAGGCGCTGTTCATCTGATAAGCGTAGGGCGGCCCAATTGGTGATGCCGTAATAGATTAAAACCGTAGAAGCGCTGAAACTCCAGACCCATGTTAATCCGCCAAACAATCCGAGACAGGCAATAAACAGACCTATAGCCATGACGGCGATGCTTGGGTCTTGGCGCGCATTTAACCGTCCTAAAATAGCTGGCAACTCTCGGTCACGGCCCATGGCAAAGGCGACGCGTGATAGGCCCAGGATGAGGTTTAGTAGGACCCCTGCCATCGCGGTCACAGCGGCGACCGCAATAAAGCCAGCCAGATAAGGCACACCCATGCTGAGCGCGATATTGCGGAGCGGCGAAGCATCCGCCGCCGTCAACGCCGCATAACGCTCAGCGCCAATGGTGGATAGCCCAGCCCATAAAACGCCCCCATAGATTAGGGTCGATAAAATCAAGGTGATAATAATCGCGCGCGGAATAGTTCGCTGTGGGTCGGTGATTTCTTCGCCTAATGTCGCGATACGGCCATAGCCCGTAAAAGCCACAAAAATCAAAGCTGCCGCTTCAAATAAATTGGGGGCATGGAGCGCGGATAACGATACAGGCATTTTAGGATCAACCCCTATGGCTGTGATGATAAGCGTGATTAACGCAACCATAGTGACGCCGACTAAAACTGTATTGACCGCATTCGCCCGCTTTAACCCTAGCAAGACTAAAGCTGTCATCACAATCGCGACAAGCGCGGCAACGATATTAACAGCCACCGTTAATCCCAAGACATGCACACCGTAGCTGACTACGCCAATGGCGGCTGCGGCGGCACTGGTGGACTTTGCCAGCAAAAACGAAAGCCCTGCGGTAAACCCAATTTCGTCGCTAATATAATGCCGTCCATAGGCATATGTGCCGCCGCTTACGGGATGGTTCGTGGCCAGTTGCGCGCTGGATAGCGCATTACACGTCGCGAGTATGGCCGCGATGATAAGCGCGATAAGCGCCCAGTCCCCGACCACGCCAACGGCCAGACCGAGGCTGATAAATACGCCCGTGCCGAATATGGAACCAAGCCCAAGGGTAACAGCGCCCGCAAGGCCAACTGTGCGTTTTAAGGACGGCTGATTACCCATTCAATTAACGCTTACGCCCTATCGCCGCCGTTGCCGATCGGCACGTGAGGGGAAAATACGGTTACGTTCGCGTTTGGCCTCTTGCGGTTCTGGTGCTTTTTGCAACAGCTCTGAAAAGTCTAAAACGCGGTCTTCATTGCGGTCTAGCCTTTGCGCATTACGGGTCAGGACTTCGGTAAATTCTGCGCGGGTCACCACAGCGTTAAAGTCACGGTCAAATTGGGTATTGCCTGGCAATAAGTCGAGCGAGCCGAGCGCGCGAATACGCCACGCGTCCACTTCGACCAAGCTTAGACTACCGTTGCCGCTGCTATCAGCAGTGCTGAACGCGCTTGTGATACCACCCTTCACTTCAGCTTCAGTAATCTGGTAATCGCCGTTTTGATCAAAACTGGCAAATAACAACCCGCCAGAGACGAGAGACATGCGCTGGCTATTAGGGGACACGGGTCGTTGTGCGCGGTTAAGCTGCTCGACGGCTGGTGCGGCGTCAAGCTCGATAGGCGCGTCAATGGGGTCATTATCTTGCGCGAGGGCAGTGCCCGCAACGAAGGCAAAGGGAAGGGCAACGAAAAGAGCGAAATAAGTCATGCTTTGCCTTAACGGCTGAGCTGCCAAATTGCACTTAAATAAATAGACAGATGACAGCTTATGCTGTCATGGGCCTAGAAATCCAAAATCGACGGCACATCCCAGCCACGGCGGTGACAGGCGGCAATGACTGTGTTGCGCAGCAGACAGGCAATTGTCATCGGGCCGACACCACCCGGAACAGGTGTGATAGACCCCGCCACATCGCGCGCGGGCTTATAATCTACATCGCCGACAAGACGCGTTTTGCCTTCAAAACGCTGGCTGGGCACACGGTTAATGCCGACATCAATCACGCAAGCGCCGGGCTTAATCCATTCGGCTTGCACCATTTGGGGACGCCCAACGGCAGGCACTAAAATGTCTGCTTCGCGGCAGACGGAGGCTAAATCTTTTGTGCGGGAATGGGCGATGGTTACGGTACAATTTTGCTCAAGGAATAATAAGGCTGCGGGTTTTCCGACCAATATTGACCGCCCCAACACCACACAATGTTTGCCCGATAAATCCCCTAGCGTATCTTTGGCAAGCATCACGCAGCCCGTTGGCGTGCAGGGGCGCAGCCCTTTTTTACCCAGTGACAATCGCCCGGCTGACGCTTCGGTCAGGCCATCAACATCTTTATCCGGATGGATTTCTTCAATCACACGGTCAGAGTTCAACCCTTTGGGCAGCGGCAATTGTACCAATATACCGTCCACCTCGGGGTCTGCGTTTAAATCGCGCACAAGCGAGACAAGCGCGTCTTCTGATATATCGGCCGGAAGCTTATGTTCAATCGAGCGCATACCCGTCTCAACGGTAAATTTAGCCTTGGAGCGAACATAGACTTGGCTCGCGGGGTCTTCACCGACCAGCACAACAGCCAGACCGGGTTGCGCAGGCAGAGCTTTCACCGCCTGCGCAACATGGCCGCGCAAGCGTTCAGCGTAAGCTTTGCCGTCGATTTTTATGGCGCTCATGATGCTCTCCCAAACAATAACTGTGCGTGTTCTAACGGCCTTATACTTTATTTCAACGCTTTATGTCGGTGTGAATAGGGGTACGCCGTCCGTGCCGCGGGCTAAGGTTCCGCGCGTCCCGATGGGCGAGGTTTGTGGGTCGGTTAGCCATGCTAGTTTTACGCCGTTGCCCAGTATGACTTTGGCCAAACTACGCGTACCCGCGTCGGTGCGCACAACCAAAATGCCGTGCTCAGCTTTACCGCTGCGGTCATAGGGTATGGTAAATGTCTCAATTTTGGCGGGGCCTGTGGCGTCTGCATCAAAGGCTGGAATGTCCCCGCGCGCGGCATTAGCGGTGTTTGATTGATCGCTGTCCTTCACCCTGACAAAATTTGACGGGCTGCGTGATAAGGTGAGGGCGTAATGCTTGGTCACAAATTCGCCTTGGCCGTATAAAAGCCCCGTCTGTTTCCCGCCGCGAATGGCACGCACCATGGCGCAGGTGCTGTGGGTCATATAATTATTCAGCGGTGCGCCAAAAAAACTAAGCCCCCCTGTCACTGATGGGGGCAGGCTGTCGGACAAACCTAAAATCCGCTTTGCCATTTTCGGGACAACCGGAAAGCAGCTATAAAGTTCAACCGCATCGAAATCCCCCTTAACCGCTTGCAAGACTGCGGTCTGTGCGGGGCTCTCATAGTAGTTTTCGCGCGCCATGAAATTACGCGGTTCATCCGCAAAGGCACCGCCTGTGATATAAACGATCTTGGCGTCATCAACGCCCATGGCGCGCGCTTTCGATAGGCTGGTGATGATGACTGCGCTGGCTTGATTAACGGTCGGATTGGCGACTTGGGCCTTGGTATAAGGCCAAGCAATCAGGCGGTTTTTCGGGGTCGGTGTTTTAATATCATCCGCAGACCAGTCGTCCGTTTTCCAGCTATAGGGATTTGTTTTTGCGACCTTCGCATAGTGTTCCCAGAGGGCTGCCGACTCGTCTATCGCCTCCTCTGGCGTCTGGCCCCAATGATGGGCGCAGGCCAAATCATAAAAGGGATAAACATGGCTGGGGAAAAACAATCCCAACTGTAGCGCACGCGGTTCCAGAAATTGCGCCACGGCCATATAGTCGGGTGTGCCTGCGACCTTGGGCGGCCACCGCAACGTTTGCCCTATACGCATAGCGGCTCTAACGCTGTGTTGCGCTTCGGCCCCGACGACTAAGGCCAATGTGCTTTCCCCAGCTGCAATACGGTCGGCGGCGGCATGTACGGCTTTTAACGGGGTTTCGCCGCCTGTGGGTTGCAGCACGGCACGGGCGGGCGTGATAGACAGAGCCTTGCATAACTGTCCCGGCAAATCATCATAAGCCCAGCTGGCGGGATTGATAATATCCACACTGTCAAAGGCGGCATCACCGTTTGTCCCGCAATCCTGTAAGGCGATCTGCGCAACGTCGCGCATTAGGCTCAGGGGGTCGCGCGCGTCAGACGTCTGTGTGGGGCGGTCGCAAATTTCGCCAATGCCAATGATAACAGGCGTCATGTCAGAAGGGTTCATTCGGGTCTCCAAAATAACTCGCCTTGCCGCATGGGCGCAAAACTAAAACGGTGGATGGGGCAGGGGCCTAGGGTCGCAATCGCCTCGCGGTGGGCTTTCGTGCCGTAGCCCTTATGACCCGCAAAGCCGTATCCGGGAAAGCGGTCATCAGCAAGGGCCATTAAATTATCGCGGGTGACTTTGGCGACAATCGACGCGGCGGCAATGGACAGGCATTTTGCGTCGCCTTTGACAATGGCCTGTGTTTCGCAGGGCAAATCGGGGTAGCGGTTCCCGTCAATCAGTGCGGTTTGGGGCACTATTGGTAATGCATGAAAGGCGCGTTGCATCGCGATCATTGTGGACGCTAAAATATTGACTTGGTCAATCTCTGCAGGTTCAGAAATACCAATGCCAATTAGCGCATGGGCGCGTATATCATTCAGCACATGTTCACGTGCGCTTTGGGATAAAGCCTTACTGTCGTTCAAACCGTGTGGGATGTTATCCGGGTCTAAAATGACAGCGGCGGCGACAACAGGCCCAGCCAAGGGTCCGCGTCCTGCCTCATCGATGCCACAAACGGGATGTAAACTAGCGCTCTCGTAAGTGAAATCGGGAGAATTTTTCAAAGATGTCAATTTTTTTGGCATGTGTAATTTCTGGCCTGATTCCTGCATTTTTGCAGTTATAGGCCTTTTTAGAGCAAAAAGAATTTGTTAGAAGGCAACAAATTTCATGAGGAGTGAATAAATGGGTAAATTTACAAATACAGCGATTATCGCAGGCATTGCCATGATTGCTTTTGCAGGTTCTGCGTCTGCCGTTGATATCAAAGATAACGCGTCTTGCACCGCAGAAGGCGGTACAATGGTTAATGTGAAAAATAGCGACTACTGCCTCGTGCCAATTCGTGACGAAGCTTATGCTGACCCGATTTATGATGGTAATCAGTTGGGTATTGTGGATTGCCCCGGCAATAAACTTCAAGATGGTCAATATTGCATGTATCCGGTGACAATCCGCCCAGCGCCGGCCCAAACAACGGCCACAACACCATCAACATCTGACGCGCTTACGACGGCGCCTTCTATGGACTCCGCAGTTGATAGCATGGAAGAGATGGCAACAGACGTTGTTGACGATATGAAATAGGCAAACCGCCTATCACGCATAAGTGATTACACCCCGCCCCCAAAGGCGGGGTTTTTTAATGCACCGCTTTGTTTTTCCCTTGTTTTTAGAGGCTTGATTGTCAAGAACGCATCATGGAATCTCGGGCTGATATCATTGAAAATCTATGCGTGGTGATTCCGACCTTAAAGGCGGGGGCGTCGCTGGACAGGCTTTTAACGCAATGCGCCGGCTATCCCGTTATTATCGCAGACGGCGGGTCGACAGATAACACAATTAATCAAGCCGTGAGGGCAGATGCTGTTGTGGCGAGTGGCACGGCGGGTCGCGGGACCCAGCTACGGCGCGGCGTTGATTGGGCGCTTAAAACCCAAAACCCAGAGTGGATTTTAATCATTCATGCCGATTGCACCCTGCCGGAGGATTGGCAGGGCGATGTGCGTGAGCATATCAATAGCCATCCGACGAAAGCTGCCTATTTTACCTTTGGCGCCAAAGCCTCTGGCTGGCGGCCCCGTTTTATGGAATTTGTGGTCAAGCTGCGCGATATCTGGCCGCGCCTGCCTTATGGCGATCAAGGTCTTTTGATATCCAAGGATATGTATCAATCCGTTGGCGGCTATCCTGATCAAGCGCTGTTTGAGGATGTGGAGATTATCCGCGCGATTAAAA from Fretibacter rubidus encodes:
- a CDS encoding glycosyltransferase, whose translation is MESRADIIENLCVVIPTLKAGASLDRLLTQCAGYPVIIADGGSTDNTINQAVRADAVVASGTAGRGTQLRRGVDWALKTQNPEWILIIHADCTLPEDWQGDVREHINSHPTKAAYFTFGAKASGWRPRFMEFVVKLRDIWPRLPYGDQGLLISKDMYQSVGGYPDQALFEDVEIIRAIKNTFGKSALRRLSGRIMTDVSAYERDGFATRTWRNVMIMRDYNRGVSIEDLIKRYRKPAS
- a CDS encoding ribonuclease HII, yielding MPKKLTSLKNSPDFTYESASLHPVCGIDEAGRGPLAGPVVAAAVILDPDNIPHGLNDSKALSQSAREHVLNDIRAHALIGIGISEPAEIDQVNILASTMIAMQRAFHALPIVPQTALIDGNRYPDLPCETQAIVKGDAKCLSIAAASIVAKVTRDNLMALADDRFPGYGFAGHKGYGTKAHREAIATLGPCPIHRFSFAPMRQGELFWRPE
- a CDS encoding acetyl-CoA acetyltransferase; this encodes MNPSDMTPVIIGIGEICDRPTQTSDARDPLSLMRDVAQIALQDCGTNGDAAFDSVDIINPASWAYDDLPGQLCKALSITPARAVLQPTGGETPLKAVHAAADRIAAGESTLALVVGAEAQHSVRAAMRIGQTLRWPPKVAGTPDYMAVAQFLEPRALQLGLFFPSHVYPFYDLACAHHWGQTPEEAIDESAALWEHYAKVAKTNPYSWKTDDWSADDIKTPTPKNRLIAWPYTKAQVANPTVNQASAVIITSLSKARAMGVDDAKIVYITGGAFADEPRNFMARENYYESPAQTAVLQAVKGDFDAVELYSCFPVVPKMAKRILGLSDSLPPSVTGGLSFFGAPLNNYMTHSTCAMVRAIRGGKQTGLLYGQGEFVTKHYALTLSRSPSNFVRVKDSDQSNTANAARGDIPAFDADATGPAKIETFTIPYDRSGKAEHGILVVRTDAGTRSLAKVILGNGVKLAWLTDPQTSPIGTRGTLARGTDGVPLFTPT